In the genome of Hymenobacter taeanensis, one region contains:
- a CDS encoding HD domain-containing protein, translating to MNKKKIFNDPVYGFVTIPTELLFDLIEHSYFQRLRRIQQLGLTMFVYPGALHTRFHHALGAMHLMTLALRTLKDKGIKISAKEGEAAMAAILLHDIGHGPLSHALERSIFHEVHHEELSLHLMRKLNAEHHGALDLAIKIFEGTYSRPFFHQLVSSQLDMDRLDYLNRDSFYTGVQEGRPGADRLIKMLTVVDERLVLEEKAVYSIENFLVSRRLMYWQVYLHKTVTSAEQMVIRIMQRARDLVRAGHNVPASPALHYFLSRNVSQKEFEQDDQILRRFTRLDDTDVWSAVKLWADHPDTVLNYLAQSLLDRHLFKISLQTEPFEEEFKLGIIELIAEHFRLPHEEAAQLMIAGRISNNAYDADGKDTIDVLTKRGKVVNVAEASDLPNIKALGQRVEKHYICYPKEIL from the coding sequence ATGAACAAAAAGAAAATCTTCAACGACCCGGTTTACGGCTTCGTCACGATTCCAACTGAGTTGCTGTTCGACCTGATCGAGCATTCCTACTTTCAGCGCCTGCGCCGGATTCAGCAGTTGGGTCTTACCATGTTTGTGTACCCGGGTGCGCTGCATACGCGCTTTCACCACGCGCTGGGTGCCATGCACCTCATGACGCTGGCCCTGCGGACGCTGAAAGATAAAGGTATCAAGATTTCAGCCAAGGAGGGGGAAGCTGCCATGGCCGCCATTCTGCTGCACGATATTGGTCACGGCCCCCTCTCTCACGCTCTGGAGCGGAGCATCTTTCATGAGGTGCACCACGAGGAGCTCAGCCTGCACCTCATGCGTAAGCTCAACGCGGAGCACCACGGGGCGCTAGACCTAGCCATAAAGATCTTCGAAGGCACCTATTCCCGCCCCTTCTTCCACCAGCTGGTAAGCAGCCAGCTAGACATGGACCGCCTCGACTACCTCAACCGCGACTCCTTTTACACCGGCGTGCAGGAGGGCCGCCCCGGCGCCGACCGCCTCATTAAAATGCTCACGGTGGTTGATGAACGGCTGGTGCTGGAAGAAAAGGCGGTGTATAGCATCGAGAACTTTCTGGTGAGCCGCCGCCTGATGTACTGGCAGGTATACCTGCACAAAACCGTGACCAGTGCTGAGCAGATGGTCATCCGGATTATGCAGCGGGCCCGCGACCTGGTGCGGGCCGGGCATAACGTGCCGGCCTCACCGGCCCTGCACTACTTTCTATCCAGAAATGTGTCGCAGAAAGAGTTTGAGCAAGACGACCAGATTCTGCGCCGCTTCACCCGCCTTGATGATACCGACGTGTGGAGCGCCGTGAAGCTCTGGGCCGACCACCCCGACACCGTACTGAACTACTTGGCCCAAAGCCTCCTCGACCGCCACTTATTCAAGATCAGCCTACAGACTGAGCCCTTCGAAGAAGAATTTAAGCTGGGCATCATTGAGTTGATTGCCGAGCATTTCCGCCTACCCCACGAGGAAGCCGCTCAGCTGATGATTGCGGGCCGCATCAGCAACAACGCCTATGACGCCGATGGGAAGGACACCATTGATGTACTCACGAAGCGCGGTAAAGTGGTGAACGTAGCCGAAGCCTCTGACCTGCCTAACATTAAGGCGCTAGGCCAGCGGGTAGAGAAGCACTACATCTGCTACCCCAAGGAGATACTGTAA
- a CDS encoding PglZ domain-containing protein, which yields MQRYSILWADDEIDLLKPHILFLQEKGYDVTGVNSGADAIEQIQEQTYDIVFLDENMPGLTGLETLTEIKATRPTVPVVMITKSEEEHIMESAIGAKIADYLIKPVNPSQILLSVKKVLDNKRLVSEATNSGYQRDFRQLGMQLSDRLSPSEWADVYKKLVYWELEIAETEGKSMADVFNMQKDEANTYFGRFITENYEDWVNGDEEAPLMSHQLFKERVFPMLKETGDTPVYFLLIDNLRYDQWKVLEPIIAEMFTVDSEETYYSILPTTTAYARNAIFSGMMPGEIQKKYPNLWVWDDDDEGKNMHEAEFMEIMFQKAGQKHKFSYNKVTNLQAGKDLLGKMANLHNNYKLNAIVYNFVDMLSHARTDMAMIRELAAEESAYRSITKSWFLHSPLYEMLQVISEKKGKLIITTDHGTIRVKRPYKIVGDRNTNTNLRYKHGKNLGFDDSRDVYTVRKPEHIFLPRENVSTAYVFTVGDYFFAYPNNYNYYVNYYKDTFQHGGISLEECIIPYVVLSPKG from the coding sequence ATGCAACGTTACAGCATCCTCTGGGCCGATGACGAAATCGACCTCCTGAAACCCCATATTCTCTTTCTGCAGGAAAAAGGCTACGACGTAACCGGAGTTAACTCCGGCGCCGATGCCATTGAGCAGATTCAGGAGCAGACCTACGACATCGTGTTCCTGGATGAAAATATGCCGGGCCTCACGGGCCTGGAAACCCTCACTGAAATCAAAGCCACCCGGCCTACCGTGCCTGTGGTAATGATTACCAAGAGTGAGGAAGAGCACATCATGGAATCGGCCATAGGGGCCAAAATTGCTGATTACCTCATCAAGCCCGTGAACCCGAGCCAGATTCTGCTCTCGGTAAAGAAGGTGCTTGATAACAAGCGCCTCGTGAGTGAGGCCACTAACAGCGGTTACCAGCGTGATTTCCGGCAGCTGGGCATGCAGCTCTCCGACCGCCTTAGTCCCTCGGAGTGGGCCGATGTGTATAAGAAGCTGGTATACTGGGAGCTGGAAATTGCTGAGACAGAAGGCAAGAGTATGGCCGACGTGTTTAACATGCAAAAGGACGAGGCTAACACCTACTTCGGCCGCTTCATCACGGAGAACTACGAGGATTGGGTGAATGGTGACGAAGAAGCCCCGCTGATGTCGCACCAGCTGTTCAAGGAGCGCGTGTTCCCGATGCTCAAGGAAACCGGCGACACGCCCGTGTACTTCCTGCTCATTGACAACCTGCGCTATGATCAGTGGAAGGTACTGGAGCCCATTATTGCCGAAATGTTCACGGTAGACTCTGAGGAGACTTACTATAGCATTCTGCCTACTACTACGGCCTACGCTCGTAACGCCATCTTCTCGGGCATGATGCCCGGCGAAATCCAGAAGAAATACCCCAACCTGTGGGTGTGGGATGACGACGATGAAGGCAAGAACATGCACGAGGCGGAGTTCATGGAAATCATGTTCCAGAAGGCCGGCCAGAAGCACAAGTTCAGCTACAACAAGGTGACTAACCTGCAGGCCGGTAAAGACCTGCTGGGCAAAATGGCTAACCTGCACAACAATTATAAGCTCAACGCCATCGTCTACAACTTCGTGGACATGCTCTCCCACGCCCGTACCGACATGGCCATGATTCGGGAGCTGGCCGCCGAAGAATCAGCGTACCGCAGCATCACCAAGTCGTGGTTCCTGCACTCGCCGCTGTACGAAATGCTGCAGGTTATTTCGGAGAAGAAGGGCAAGCTCATCATCACCACCGACCACGGCACCATCCGCGTTAAGCGTCCTTATAAGATTGTAGGCGACCGGAACACGAATACTAACCTGCGTTACAAGCACGGCAAAAACCTGGGGTTTGATGACTCGCGTGATGTGTACACCGTGCGCAAGCCGGAGCACATTTTCCTGCCCCGCGAAAATGTGAGCACGGCCTACGTGTTTACGGTTGGTGACTACTTCTTCGCCTACCCCAACAACTACAACTACTACGTGAACTACTACAAGGACACGTTCCAGCACGGTGGCATTTCCCTGGAGGAGTGCATTATTCCTTACGTGGTGCTGAGCCCGAAAGGGTAA
- a CDS encoding endonuclease/exonuclease/phosphatase family protein, producing MKHLVTFLRWLLVVAGLLAVTASLLSIAPAPVWWLKVLDFLRLHLLVGHVVVLLGLIGLRSWNRHALRWALLGGTLAGLAIQAYHLVPYLPLAPKAVPDWTANRSGRKSNHLRLLISNVYMKNRQAEPLLRLVQNVRPDIVLAMETDQWWVEALQPLRAEFPHRIELAQDNTYGMVLYSRLALGEPRVLHLEQDGVPSLHVLVHLRNGRRLMLHAIHPPPPIPDEYPSSVGHADHAFDSVRRMINVEEAAVVAGDFNDVAWSSVVKRLDSDGQLRNVRLGRGLFNTFDAHSLIMRWPLDHIFVTHQFTVAQLKRLPDINSDHFPLYADLVLPADSAETP from the coding sequence ATGAAGCACCTCGTTACGTTTCTACGTTGGTTACTAGTCGTTGCCGGGCTGCTCGCCGTAACGGCCAGCCTGCTATCTATTGCCCCGGCGCCGGTGTGGTGGCTTAAAGTGCTTGACTTCCTTCGCCTGCACCTGCTGGTGGGGCACGTAGTGGTACTACTAGGCCTAATTGGCCTGCGGAGCTGGAACCGGCACGCGTTACGCTGGGCACTACTGGGCGGAACGCTCGCGGGGTTGGCCATTCAAGCGTATCATTTGGTGCCATACTTGCCACTTGCCCCGAAGGCGGTGCCCGATTGGACTGCCAACCGCAGCGGTCGGAAAAGCAACCACTTGCGTCTGCTCATCAGCAATGTTTACATGAAGAACCGCCAGGCTGAGCCGCTGCTCCGGCTGGTGCAAAACGTGCGGCCAGATATCGTACTAGCCATGGAAACCGACCAGTGGTGGGTGGAAGCGCTGCAGCCGTTGCGGGCTGAATTTCCGCACCGTATAGAGCTGGCGCAGGACAACACGTACGGCATGGTCCTGTACTCCCGGCTTGCATTGGGTGAGCCGCGGGTACTGCACCTGGAGCAGGATGGGGTACCCTCCCTGCACGTGCTCGTACACCTGCGTAACGGCCGCCGGCTAATGCTGCATGCCATTCACCCACCGCCCCCAATTCCCGATGAATACCCTAGCAGTGTTGGCCACGCCGACCACGCATTCGACTCGGTTCGGCGGATGATAAACGTGGAGGAAGCGGCCGTGGTAGCTGGCGACTTCAACGACGTGGCGTGGTCGTCGGTGGTAAAGCGCCTTGATTCTGATGGCCAGTTACGCAACGTGCGTCTGGGACGCGGCTTGTTCAATACGTTTGATGCTCACTCGCTTATAATGCGCTGGCCGCTGGACCACATTTTCGTGACGCACCAATTCACCGTGGCTCAGCTTAAGCGTTTGCCGGATATAAATTCCGACCATTTTCCCCTCTACGCCGACCTGGTACTGCCGGCCGACTCGGCTGAGACACCATAA
- a CDS encoding xanthine dehydrogenase family protein molybdopterin-binding subunit — MDDLAYQVGLDPIQVRLLNYADKDPSTGKPWSSKSLKQCYERGAELFGWSKRNPQPGQTREGKVLVGWGMASASYPVHSAQGNARVRLFADGHAVAQAAATDLGTGTYTVITQTAADALGLAPDKVRFELGDSVLPTTVISGGSMAAGTVSSSVYLAAQDVLQQLVKVAVMDKKSPLFKAKPADVEVVKGRLQLRATPAKGEGYAEVMQRAQMTDVEGIATGRYGAGYESAQATLNAKSDDAGKDAAGQHSMHSFGAHFCEVHVDPELGTVRVTRWVSVVAGGRILNPKTARSQILGGAVMGIGAALMEAGVRDPHLARYTNANLADYHVCTNADIPDMHVEFIDEHDPYINAMGVKGIGEISIVGTAAAVGNAIFHATGRRLRSVPITPDKVLEAMRQPA, encoded by the coding sequence ATGGACGACCTGGCCTACCAGGTGGGCCTCGATCCCATTCAGGTACGCCTGCTCAATTACGCCGATAAGGACCCAAGCACTGGCAAGCCCTGGAGCAGCAAAAGCCTCAAGCAGTGTTATGAGCGAGGGGCCGAGCTCTTTGGCTGGAGCAAGCGCAACCCCCAGCCCGGGCAAACCCGCGAGGGTAAGGTGCTGGTGGGCTGGGGCATGGCCTCGGCCAGCTACCCCGTGCACAGCGCGCAGGGCAATGCTCGCGTGCGCCTCTTTGCCGACGGTCATGCCGTAGCGCAGGCCGCTGCCACCGACCTGGGTACCGGTACCTACACCGTCATCACCCAAACGGCCGCCGATGCGCTGGGCCTGGCCCCCGACAAGGTGCGCTTCGAGTTGGGCGACTCGGTGCTGCCTACAACCGTTATTTCGGGCGGCTCGATGGCGGCCGGCACAGTGTCGTCGTCGGTATACCTGGCGGCGCAGGATGTGTTGCAGCAATTGGTTAAGGTGGCGGTGATGGACAAAAAATCGCCACTCTTCAAAGCTAAGCCTGCCGACGTAGAAGTCGTAAAAGGCCGCCTCCAGCTCAGGGCTACGCCCGCCAAGGGCGAAGGCTATGCCGAGGTGATGCAGCGGGCGCAGATGACCGATGTGGAGGGCATAGCCACCGGCCGCTACGGCGCGGGCTATGAGTCGGCCCAGGCCACGCTGAACGCCAAATCCGATGACGCCGGTAAGGATGCCGCCGGGCAGCACTCCATGCATTCGTTTGGGGCGCACTTCTGCGAGGTGCACGTCGACCCCGAGCTGGGCACGGTGCGGGTGACGCGCTGGGTGAGCGTGGTAGCCGGCGGACGCATCCTCAACCCCAAGACTGCCCGCTCGCAAATTCTGGGCGGGGCTGTGATGGGCATTGGGGCGGCCCTGATGGAAGCCGGCGTGCGCGACCCCCATCTGGCTCGCTATACCAACGCTAACCTAGCCGACTACCATGTATGCACCAACGCCGATATCCCGGACATGCACGTGGAGTTCATCGACGAGCACGACCCTTACATTAATGCCATGGGCGTAAAGGGAATCGGCGAAATATCTATTGTAGGCACGGCCGCCGCCGTGGGCAACGCTATTTTCCACGCCACCGGCCGGCGCCTGCGCTCAGTGCCGATTACCCCCGACAAGGTGCTGGAAGCCATGCGCCAGCCTGCTTAG
- a CDS encoding FAD binding domain-containing protein: MNNFSYTQATSAKEATGRLKDQDQAAYIAGGTTLLDLMKAGIQEHPLLVDINLLPFKGIEQTKEGLRIGAMERMNAVGEHPLVVQQFPAVSQSLLLAASPQLRNMASIGGNILQRTRCGYFRDPAFPCNKRVPGSGCPAQTGDNHNLAILGVSESCIANAYPGDLSVALSALDAVLTLENHKGKQRQVPVTEFYLLPGSTPQKENVLEPGELIVAVTIPQAAHAQRSTYLKVRERASYAYALASAAVGLDVQSGTIRSARVALGGVGAQPWRSREAERVLTGAPPTEATFRAAAKAALQDARPREHNAYKVELAQNTLVRALQQVVGA; the protein is encoded by the coding sequence ATGAACAACTTCAGCTATACTCAGGCCACCTCGGCAAAAGAAGCCACGGGCCGGTTAAAGGACCAGGACCAGGCCGCTTACATTGCTGGCGGCACCACGTTGCTTGACCTAATGAAGGCAGGCATTCAGGAGCATCCGCTGCTGGTCGATATCAATTTGCTACCCTTTAAAGGCATTGAGCAAACCAAGGAAGGGCTGCGCATCGGGGCCATGGAGCGCATGAACGCCGTGGGCGAGCATCCACTCGTAGTGCAGCAATTCCCCGCCGTATCGCAGTCGCTGCTGCTGGCGGCCTCCCCGCAGTTGCGCAACATGGCCAGCATCGGGGGCAACATCTTGCAGCGCACCCGCTGCGGTTACTTCCGCGACCCGGCCTTTCCCTGCAACAAGCGCGTACCCGGCTCGGGCTGCCCCGCCCAAACCGGCGACAACCACAACCTGGCCATCCTGGGCGTGAGCGAGAGCTGCATTGCCAACGCCTATCCCGGCGACCTGAGTGTGGCTCTGTCGGCGCTGGACGCGGTGCTGACGCTGGAAAACCATAAGGGCAAGCAGCGCCAGGTACCTGTGACCGAGTTCTACCTGCTGCCGGGCAGCACGCCGCAGAAGGAAAACGTACTCGAACCCGGCGAGCTAATTGTGGCCGTGACCATCCCGCAGGCCGCCCATGCTCAACGCTCTACCTACCTAAAGGTGCGCGAGCGGGCTAGCTACGCCTACGCTCTGGCTTCGGCTGCGGTGGGATTGGATGTGCAGAGCGGCACCATTCGCTCGGCCCGCGTGGCGCTGGGGGGTGTGGGCGCCCAGCCCTGGCGCAGCCGTGAAGCCGAAAGGGTGCTTACCGGGGCACCGCCCACCGAGGCCACCTTCCGGGCGGCGGCAAAGGCCGCACTGCAGGATGCCCGCCCCCGCGAGCACAACGCCTACAAGGTGGAGCTGGCGCAGAATACGCTGGTGCGCGCCTTACAGCAGGTAGTCGGCGCGTAG